A window of the Deltaproteobacteria bacterium genome harbors these coding sequences:
- the queE gene encoding 7-carboxy-7-deazaguanine synthase QueE, with protein sequence MADLTVTEIFHSIQGESSQAGRPCVFIRLTGCPLRCRWCDTAYAFAGGEGMDYSQVLEKVAAYGTKLVEVTGGEPLAQGGCVPLLKALLSEGYEVMLETGGAHSLKDVPPEVRKIVDLKCPGSGESDRNLYGNLDLLHSHDEVKFVIAGRTDYEWARQQVREHGIGHICGILYSPVHGELEPAELAAWLLEDRLPGRLQIQLHKLLWPGRDRGV encoded by the coding sequence ATGGCCGACCTCACCGTCACCGAAATCTTCCACTCCATCCAGGGCGAATCGTCCCAGGCTGGCCGTCCCTGCGTGTTCATCCGGCTTACCGGCTGTCCACTGCGGTGCCGGTGGTGCGACACGGCGTATGCCTTTGCCGGCGGCGAAGGCATGGATTACAGCCAGGTGCTCGAAAAAGTCGCCGCCTACGGAACGAAGCTGGTCGAGGTGACCGGTGGCGAACCGCTCGCCCAGGGAGGCTGTGTCCCTTTGCTGAAGGCCCTGCTTTCGGAAGGCTATGAGGTGATGCTGGAAACCGGCGGGGCCCACAGCCTGAAGGACGTTCCGCCCGAGGTGAGGAAGATCGTCGATCTCAAGTGCCCCGGTTCGGGTGAATCGGACCGGAATTTGTACGGGAATCTGGACCTGTTGCATTCCCACGATGAGGTTAAGTTCGTGATCGCCGGTCGCACCGATTATGAATGGGCCCGCCAGCAGGTCCGGGAGCACGGAATCGGGCACATATGCGGTATCCTGTATTCACCGGTGCATGGTGAACTGGAGCCGGCGGAACTGGCCGCGTGGCTGCTGGAGGACCGGCTTCCCGGCCGCCTCCAGATCCAGCTTCACAAGCTGCTGTGGCCGGGCCGCGACCGGGGCGTCTAG
- a CDS encoding DUF1285 domain-containing protein, producing the protein MKSRDLSKRVYTYRLDGNGRWHYGKNPVTDPDLARDFFAGLQQEPDGSWSFLCEGERCRAVVEDVPQFVERLEAVTSPDGGALEAVGLVLGSGTSEMLDPGTLRSGTGGALYCTLKSGQSARFHRLPQLELARWVSEEADGAAVLRIAGRSFPVTDEKQ; encoded by the coding sequence ATGAAGTCCCGTGATCTGTCGAAACGCGTGTACACATACCGGCTGGATGGGAACGGGCGGTGGCACTACGGCAAAAACCCGGTGACCGATCCTGATCTGGCACGGGACTTTTTCGCCGGCCTGCAGCAGGAACCGGATGGATCATGGTCCTTCCTGTGCGAGGGAGAGCGGTGCAGGGCCGTGGTGGAAGACGTGCCGCAGTTCGTGGAACGGCTGGAGGCGGTGACCAGTCCGGATGGCGGTGCGCTGGAGGCTGTGGGCCTCGTGCTGGGCTCGGGAACTTCCGAAATGCTGGACCCCGGCACCCTGAGGTCCGGCACCGGCGGCGCGCTCTATTGCACGCTGAAGTCGGGCCAGTCTGCGAGGTTTCACCGGCTGCCGCAACTTGAACTGGCCCGCTGGGTCAGTGAAGAAGCGGACGGGGCTGCGGTCCTGAGGATTGCCGGACGCAGCTTTCCGGTAACGGACGAAAAGCAGTAA
- a CDS encoding acyl-CoA carboxylase subunit beta yields the protein MRDRVQKLDSLRTKIKEMGGADKIAQQHQRGKLSARERLDLLFDKAEWTEFGISGTPMPGGSGDKRVNADAVVTAWGKVDGRPVAAISYDFTVKGGSIGLTGERKCTRMREFALRERIPIVWLIDSAGGRIDISQATGGGSGGAKGGGLMGGAIPDSAGDFLSLFADSGYLFREQIVMSGVVPQVAAMVGPGAAGTAYIPGLADFVPMVKNIGSMALAGPPLVKAAMGEDVDEQSLGGSKIHCEVSGVGDLETADDKECIAITRKYLSFMPLSCKEKPPVIACIDSIDRREESLIDLVPDESRKPFDMYAVVRAIVDNGDILDIKPKFARNIITCLSRLNGYPVGVVANNSKFMGGIIDNNASDKAAHFIQICDAFNIPLLFFHDVPGFMVGTKAEHAGIIRHGAKFIHAMASATVPKLSVICRKSYGAGYYAMCGRAYEPDILLAWPGAEISIMGAEGMVGIFGRRFMKQGQELAPQVAKMIADMIRPAIDIHKVADWGFIDDLIDPRDTRPMLCRAIEVVWRKEIERPYRKHGIMPV from the coding sequence ATGCGGGACCGGGTTCAGAAGCTCGACAGCTTGCGGACGAAAATCAAGGAGATGGGCGGAGCCGACAAGATCGCCCAGCAGCACCAGCGGGGCAAGCTATCCGCCCGTGAGCGGCTCGATCTTCTGTTTGACAAGGCCGAGTGGACGGAATTCGGCATCAGCGGTACTCCGATGCCGGGTGGATCTGGCGACAAGCGTGTCAATGCCGACGCAGTGGTGACGGCATGGGGCAAGGTAGATGGCCGCCCGGTGGCGGCTATCAGCTACGACTTCACGGTAAAGGGTGGTTCGATCGGCCTCACGGGAGAGCGTAAATGCACGCGCATGCGGGAGTTCGCCCTGCGTGAACGGATCCCGATCGTGTGGCTGATTGATTCGGCCGGCGGCCGTATTGATATCTCCCAGGCCACGGGCGGCGGCAGCGGTGGTGCGAAGGGTGGCGGTCTCATGGGAGGGGCCATCCCCGATTCGGCTGGCGACTTCCTGTCACTCTTTGCCGATTCGGGCTATCTCTTCCGCGAACAGATTGTAATGAGCGGCGTTGTGCCACAGGTGGCCGCCATGGTTGGCCCCGGCGCGGCCGGTACGGCCTACATACCTGGTCTCGCCGACTTCGTCCCGATGGTGAAAAACATCGGCTCGATGGCCCTGGCGGGTCCGCCGCTCGTGAAGGCCGCCATGGGGGAGGACGTCGACGAGCAGTCGCTTGGTGGTTCAAAAATTCACTGCGAAGTGTCGGGTGTGGGAGATCTTGAAACGGCCGATGACAAGGAATGCATCGCCATTACGCGGAAATACCTCTCCTTCATGCCGCTTTCATGCAAGGAAAAACCGCCTGTCATCGCCTGCATCGACTCCATTGACCGGCGGGAAGAGAGCCTGATTGATCTGGTTCCGGATGAATCGCGAAAGCCCTTCGACATGTATGCGGTGGTCCGGGCAATTGTGGACAACGGAGATATTCTCGACATCAAGCCGAAGTTTGCGCGGAATATCATCACCTGCCTGTCACGCCTGAACGGCTATCCCGTGGGGGTCGTGGCGAACAATTCAAAGTTCATGGGCGGAATCATTGATAACAACGCCTCCGACAAGGCGGCGCATTTCATCCAGATATGCGATGCGTTCAATATTCCGCTGCTTTTCTTCCATGACGTGCCGGGCTTCATGGTCGGCACCAAGGCCGAGCATGCGGGAATCATCCGCCACGGCGCCAAGTTCATTCATGCGATGGCCTCGGCGACGGTTCCCAAGCTCTCGGTCATCTGCCGGAAGAGTTATGGGGCGGGTTACTACGCCATGTGTGGGCGGGCCTATGAGCCCGATATCCTGCTTGCCTGGCCGGGTGCGGAAATCTCGATCATGGGTGCCGAAGGAATGGTTGGTATTTTCGGCCGCCGGTTCATGAAGCAGGGGCAGGAACTTGCCCCACAGGTGGCGAAGATGATCGCGGACATGATCCGCCCGGCCATCGACATTCACAAGGTGGCCGACTGGGGGTTCATCGACGACCTGATTGATCCCCGTGATACCCGCCCCATGCTGTGCCGGGCCATCGAGGTTGTCTGGCGCAAGGAGATTGAAAGACCGTACCGCAAGCATGGTATCATGCCTGTGTGA
- a CDS encoding leucyl aminopeptidase family protein produces the protein MPVRILQKSMNDIAAAGALVVPVYRTGSSHLYSRVPKAVMELIDRLRAASGIDGEIGSVAAVSCESRLLPPLVVFTGIASRAEAGNADLTDSYAAGVRKAALGDCPSVALLAGNLSGSREAAITGAAMGSLYFSRKQKPRRQKLREAIIVSGDEPLPAADLKKFAAMATAHARAFELVNSDGASVTPERLAEEARGLARNPHISATIWDHREIVKRGMGLLAAVGRSSANRPKFIHLEYSPGKAASGHLAVVGKGITFDTGGIDLKRYPGLPTMKGDMGGAAAVLGLFHALPDLAPPMRISGLIPAAENSFGGNSYKPGDVYKSMSGRHVEVGDTDAEGRLVLADAIHYATTLKPDAIVDLATLTGSCVVGLGEDYAGLFSTSDRLAGDILDAGSRAFERFWQMPLPAGYRRHILSPIADLKNVASTRYGDAIMAALFLREFTGGLPWAHLDIAGPSWYDDDQPGYPGMGTGFGVRTLCRLVEPANWRRGRFL, from the coding sequence ATGCCTGTGCGGATCCTCCAGAAGAGCATGAACGATATCGCGGCAGCCGGGGCGCTGGTCGTGCCGGTCTACCGGACCGGCAGCAGCCATCTGTACAGTCGTGTCCCCAAAGCGGTAATGGAACTTATCGACCGGCTCCGGGCGGCATCCGGTATCGACGGTGAGATCGGATCCGTTGCGGCCGTGAGCTGCGAAAGCAGGCTGCTTCCACCCCTTGTTGTTTTTACCGGAATCGCCTCACGGGCAGAAGCGGGAAACGCCGACCTGACAGATTCCTATGCTGCCGGCGTACGAAAGGCGGCCCTGGGCGACTGCCCCTCGGTGGCACTGCTTGCCGGGAATCTTTCCGGAAGCCGCGAAGCGGCGATTACCGGCGCGGCAATGGGATCTCTTTATTTCTCGCGCAAGCAGAAACCCCGCCGCCAGAAGCTCCGCGAGGCCATCATTGTGAGCGGGGACGAACCGCTTCCCGCCGCCGACCTGAAGAAGTTTGCCGCCATGGCAACAGCCCACGCCCGGGCCTTTGAACTGGTGAATAGCGATGGCGCCAGTGTGACGCCCGAACGGCTCGCAGAAGAAGCCCGTGGGCTGGCCAGAAATCCCCACATCAGCGCGACCATCTGGGATCACCGTGAAATCGTGAAGCGGGGCATGGGCCTGCTGGCCGCCGTGGGCCGCTCATCGGCGAATAGGCCAAAGTTCATTCATCTCGAATATTCACCTGGCAAGGCCGCCAGCGGTCATCTGGCGGTCGTCGGCAAGGGAATCACGTTCGATACGGGTGGCATCGACCTGAAACGCTACCCGGGCCTCCCGACGATGAAAGGCGACATGGGCGGGGCTGCGGCCGTTCTGGGGCTTTTCCACGCCCTGCCAGATCTAGCACCACCCATGCGGATAAGCGGACTCATTCCGGCGGCCGAGAACAGCTTTGGCGGCAACTCGTACAAACCGGGGGATGTCTATAAATCGATGAGCGGACGCCATGTGGAGGTGGGTGATACCGATGCCGAAGGACGTCTCGTACTGGCGGATGCCATTCACTATGCCACCACCCTGAAACCCGATGCCATCGTGGATCTCGCCACGCTTACCGGTTCCTGCGTCGTGGGACTTGGCGAAGACTACGCGGGGCTCTTTTCCACTTCCGACCGGCTTGCAGGTGACATTCTCGATGCCGGCAGCCGGGCGTTCGAGCGGTTCTGGCAAATGCCGCTTCCCGCCGGATACCGCCGGCACATCCTGTCTCCGATAGCCGATCTCAAGAATGTCGCCTCTACACGCTATGGTGATGCCATCATGGCGGCGCTCTTTCTCAGGGAGTTCACTGGCGGACTCCCCTGGGCCCATCTCGATATTGCCGGGCCCTCCTGGTACGACGACGACCAGCCGGGCTATCCCGGCATGGGGACCGGGTTCGGTGTACGGACACTGTGCCGGCTGGTGGAACCCGCGAACTGGCGGAGAGGCCGGTTCCTGTAA
- a CDS encoding rhodanese-like domain-containing protein: MPIREVPPAEARRLMSDEGYVYLDVRTMDEFTAGHPEGAWNAPVMEPGRMGMQPNPDFVRAVAAKFPRNTKLVVGCMAGGRSMRACQILEGEGYETLVNVRGGFGGARDGMGRVIEKGWQEAGLPVSTGALPERLLKP, from the coding sequence ATGCCGATCCGTGAAGTCCCGCCCGCCGAGGCTCGCCGCCTGATGAGTGACGAGGGTTATGTTTATCTGGATGTCCGTACGATGGACGAATTCACGGCGGGCCACCCCGAAGGGGCCTGGAACGCACCGGTGATGGAGCCGGGACGGATGGGTATGCAGCCCAACCCCGATTTCGTCAGGGCAGTCGCGGCGAAGTTCCCCAGGAATACCAAACTTGTCGTCGGCTGCATGGCCGGTGGACGTAGCATGCGTGCCTGCCAGATTCTGGAAGGCGAGGGTTACGAGACACTTGTCAACGTGCGCGGCGGCTTCGGCGGTGCCCGCGACGGAATGGGGCGGGTGATAGAAAAAGGCTGGCAGGAGGCCGGCCTGCCGGTCTCCACCGGTGCTCTGCCCGAGCGGCTACTGAAGCCATAA
- a CDS encoding ferritin-like domain-containing protein encodes MQQEFNVKPHPTDFNPYIFANLGNLKKYPELERLYESTLRKCWDDKQVFDDLVAKHGPCQLPEEKRLALARIFSIIYYGEVVAMLVASQVVDIAPDLAAKFAAAGQTIDEARHVSVMGRYLNYLGVELPDINPFARAILEDVRHSKEIHIKLAGMQVFVENIAFNLFNEVARTKCDPVLTEVLDYVKLDEARHVGLGKNYLPQYLENLTARDAAGFAFSQFRWLAGIFFAIQMMKEDARVIGIDINKAVKKGMRDQLDIAKGMGRWKLRRGFVMFPNSWNDYLIDTFFPQSDDPRRWRQLLGSQAEKWSSVFGDFYIRFFAPRDRNPGGMAWSARKLAQA; translated from the coding sequence ATGCAGCAGGAGTTCAATGTCAAACCTCATCCCACTGACTTCAATCCCTACATATTCGCCAATCTGGGCAACCTGAAAAAATATCCCGAACTGGAGCGTTTGTACGAGAGCACGCTGCGGAAGTGCTGGGATGACAAGCAGGTATTTGACGATCTGGTGGCAAAGCATGGTCCCTGCCAGCTTCCCGAGGAAAAACGGCTCGCCCTCGCCCGCATTTTTTCCATCATCTACTACGGCGAGGTGGTTGCCATGCTGGTGGCAAGCCAGGTGGTCGATATCGCCCCAGACCTTGCGGCCAAATTCGCTGCCGCTGGACAGACGATCGACGAAGCCCGCCATGTATCGGTGATGGGACGGTACCTGAACTATCTCGGAGTGGAGCTTCCAGACATCAACCCCTTCGCCCGTGCCATACTGGAAGACGTCCGCCACTCGAAGGAAATCCACATCAAGCTCGCCGGAATGCAGGTGTTCGTCGAGAATATCGCCTTCAACCTGTTCAACGAGGTTGCCAGGACAAAATGCGATCCGGTACTGACCGAAGTGCTCGACTACGTGAAACTGGATGAGGCGCGGCACGTGGGTCTCGGAAAGAACTACCTTCCCCAGTACCTCGAAAACCTCACCGCCCGCGATGCCGCAGGTTTCGCTTTCAGCCAGTTCCGTTGGCTCGCCGGCATCTTCTTCGCCATCCAGATGATGAAGGAAGACGCACGGGTGATCGGGATCGATATCAACAAGGCGGTGAAAAAGGGAATGCGCGACCAGCTCGATATCGCCAAGGGCATGGGCCGCTGGAAACTCCGCCGGGGTTTCGTGATGTTCCCGAACTCCTGGAACGACTATCTGATCGACACGTTCTTTCCGCAATCGGACGACCCGCGCCGCTGGCGGCAGCTTCTCGGCAGTCAGGCTGAAAAGTGGTCGTCGGTCTTCGGGGATTTCTATATCCGGTTCTTCGCACCCCGCGACAGGAATCCCGGCGGCATGGCCTGGTCAGCCCGCAAGCTGGCGCAGGCCTGA
- a CDS encoding DUF1275 domain-containing protein codes for MYRHTIKDEIPLWTAFNWSLLAFLSGSVNAGGFLACHRFVTHITGFATHFGIDLVEKKYVEAFGILTVPVFFVAGAMGSALLVERRSQQGQEPRYDAVMGLVTLCMVMVAVGGYFDWFGAFGEVAQVRTDFLFLVVLCGASGLQNAAITSASRGTMRSTHLTGIATDLGIGLVKYYYTPQVDAASRERRLRVQLVRIASTVAFVLGSVAGALLFIWYQYLGFLLPAAIAAHVTRVAWRERTRHGDSGVY; via the coding sequence ATGTACCGGCACACGATCAAAGATGAAATACCGCTCTGGACTGCCTTTAACTGGAGCCTGCTGGCGTTCCTTTCGGGGAGTGTGAATGCAGGCGGCTTTCTGGCCTGTCACCGGTTCGTCACACATATTACCGGCTTTGCCACCCACTTCGGTATCGATCTGGTCGAGAAAAAATACGTCGAGGCGTTCGGCATCCTGACCGTGCCGGTGTTTTTTGTGGCCGGCGCGATGGGGTCGGCCCTGCTTGTGGAACGGCGCAGCCAGCAGGGCCAGGAGCCCAGGTACGATGCCGTAATGGGACTTGTCACCCTGTGCATGGTGATGGTGGCAGTGGGTGGCTACTTCGACTGGTTTGGTGCATTTGGCGAGGTTGCCCAGGTCCGGACCGATTTCCTGTTTCTGGTTGTCCTGTGCGGAGCGAGCGGGCTCCAGAACGCTGCCATTACGTCGGCATCACGCGGAACCATGCGGAGCACCCATCTTACCGGCATCGCCACGGATCTGGGGATCGGACTGGTGAAGTATTACTACACTCCCCAGGTGGACGCAGCGAGCCGCGAACGCCGCCTGCGTGTCCAGCTCGTCCGGATCGCCTCGACGGTCGCTTTCGTTCTGGGTTCGGTGGCGGGAGCGCTGCTGTTTATCTGGTATCAGTATCTGGGATTTCTTCTGCCCGCAGCTATTGCCGCGCATGTCACCCGCGTCGCATGGCGCGAGCGCACGCGGCACGGCGACAGCGGGGTATACTGA
- the fni gene encoding type 2 isopentenyl-diphosphate Delta-isomerase, whose protein sequence is MPVRRKHSRPAAAGRQIRSRKELHIEICAGDDSVQSPVPNGLERYRFSHEAVPEVDLTNVDTSTRLFRKTLQAPLMISPMTGGTPLAHRINLNLAEAAEETGIAMGVGSQRSGIVNPELAYTYQVRKAAPSIFLFANLGAVQLNYGFGADECRRAVEMIEADALFLHLNPLQEALQEGGDTNFAGLLEKIEKVCRSLSVPVFAREVSSGISERSARRLISAGIAGLDTGGLGGTNWALVEGAANPENRNIARLFGDWGHDVASSLINVRNVNRRIPLIASGGLRNGREAATAIGLGATLASTGGGLLNAARKSSKTVSHQIGQIIRELRVALFCAGFASANEARGALLSKSSSAMA, encoded by the coding sequence ATGCCCGTCAGACGGAAACACTCCAGGCCTGCTGCCGCCGGACGCCAGATCCGTTCCCGCAAGGAACTGCATATCGAGATCTGCGCCGGGGACGATTCAGTGCAAAGTCCTGTCCCCAATGGACTGGAACGTTACCGGTTTTCCCACGAAGCAGTCCCGGAAGTGGATCTGACCAATGTGGATACCTCGACCCGCCTGTTCCGGAAGACGCTCCAGGCACCACTGATGATTTCTCCCATGACAGGCGGCACTCCGCTGGCCCACCGGATCAACCTGAACCTTGCCGAAGCCGCCGAAGAGACGGGAATCGCCATGGGCGTCGGTTCCCAGAGGTCGGGGATTGTCAACCCGGAACTCGCCTACACCTACCAGGTCCGCAAGGCTGCTCCATCCATCTTCCTGTTCGCCAACCTCGGGGCAGTACAGCTCAATTACGGTTTCGGCGCCGATGAGTGCCGCAGGGCGGTCGAAATGATCGAGGCGGATGCGCTTTTCCTGCACCTCAACCCCCTCCAGGAGGCACTACAGGAAGGCGGCGACACGAACTTTGCGGGACTTCTGGAAAAGATAGAGAAGGTCTGCCGTTCCCTTTCCGTACCGGTGTTTGCCCGCGAGGTGTCATCGGGAATCTCCGAGCGGTCGGCGCGACGGCTGATCAGCGCAGGTATTGCGGGTCTCGACACCGGCGGCCTTGGCGGAACGAACTGGGCACTGGTCGAGGGTGCGGCAAACCCCGAAAACCGCAATATCGCCAGGCTGTTCGGCGACTGGGGACACGATGTTGCTTCCAGTCTTATCAACGTCCGGAACGTGAATCGCCGGATTCCGCTGATCGCGAGCGGGGGCCTTAGAAACGGCCGCGAAGCGGCTACGGCCATCGGCCTCGGCGCGACGCTCGCCAGTACCGGCGGCGGACTACTGAACGCCGCCCGGAAATCGTCCAAGACCGTCAGCCACCAGATCGGACAGATCATACGTGAGCTTCGAGTCGCCCTGTTTTGTGCCGGTTTCGCCAGCGCGAATGAGGCGCGTGGTGCCCTGCTCAGTAAATCCTCAAGCGCCATGGCATGA
- the sppA gene encoding signal peptide peptidase SppA, protein MVRRLILSLAGLWRSLVYRLIGRRLRFPWLEIEIRGSLPESGDGFDLLGYLMGRRQTEVSLLDLLTVLRAAARDENLRAVLISIGTLECGFARIEEIAVAISEVREAGKRIVVVAEHLGLKEYRLACEADRIVLAPQGGLSIAGTGADVTFFRGLLDKFGIEPQLLHRGDYKSASELLTEKSISAPHRKMLDELLGDLFRQLATAVALRRGLSTEVALRILGDGPYTASRALEMRLVDALGHAPDERERIRLELATTDTITTGQGNEIKGAGYGQYLRLAALRARQEIRSSDGVALLHIEGTITSGEGIRDAREARSTGSKSVVRAVEAIRKNRRIKALVLRVNSPGGSGLASDVMLAALSRLEIPVVISMGDVAASGGYYVAANRKFRIYAGAGTITGSIGVIAGKIALAGLYEKLGLGHAHVGHGTSSNYFSAHTPWTPEQLARTERDIDEFYRDFVGKVAEARGRTFEEIHEVAQGRVWTGAQARERGLVDEVGGLRAALNTARTLAGLPEGAIRIFSRFQRRPRLPLRLAVEFPDEPVAGLLPELKIWNSLAHDRLLALMPWRLRIY, encoded by the coding sequence ATGGTGCGCAGGCTTATTCTCTCCTTGGCAGGTCTCTGGCGTTCGCTTGTTTACAGGCTGATCGGACGCCGGTTGCGATTCCCCTGGCTGGAAATCGAGATAAGGGGTTCCTTGCCGGAATCGGGCGATGGTTTCGATCTTCTCGGCTACCTCATGGGGCGCAGGCAGACCGAGGTATCCCTGCTGGATCTGCTGACCGTTCTTCGCGCCGCCGCCCGGGATGAGAACCTGCGGGCCGTGCTGATCAGCATTGGTACTCTCGAATGCGGATTTGCACGGATCGAAGAGATTGCAGTCGCTATTTCCGAAGTCCGGGAGGCGGGCAAGCGGATCGTCGTTGTCGCCGAACATCTGGGGCTGAAGGAATACAGGCTCGCCTGCGAAGCTGACCGGATTGTGCTGGCTCCACAGGGCGGGCTTTCGATAGCCGGGACGGGAGCGGATGTAACTTTCTTTAGAGGGCTGCTCGACAAGTTCGGCATAGAGCCCCAGCTCCTGCACCGGGGCGATTACAAGAGCGCATCCGAACTGCTGACGGAAAAATCCATCAGCGCTCCACACCGGAAAATGCTGGATGAGCTGCTTGGTGACCTGTTCAGGCAGTTGGCAACGGCGGTCGCGCTCCGGCGCGGACTGAGTACCGAAGTGGCGTTACGTATTCTCGGTGACGGTCCCTATACCGCCAGCCGGGCCCTGGAAATGCGGCTGGTGGATGCCCTGGGGCATGCGCCGGACGAACGCGAACGGATCCGGCTGGAACTGGCCACCACAGACACCATCACGACAGGGCAAGGGAACGAAATCAAAGGCGCGGGCTATGGCCAGTATCTCAGGCTTGCTGCGCTTCGGGCCCGTCAGGAGATCAGGAGTTCCGATGGCGTGGCACTTCTTCATATTGAAGGGACGATTACCTCCGGAGAAGGGATCCGCGATGCCCGCGAGGCGCGTTCCACCGGTTCAAAATCGGTAGTTCGCGCGGTCGAGGCCATCAGGAAAAACAGGCGGATCAAGGCGCTGGTACTCCGGGTGAACAGCCCCGGCGGCAGTGGCCTTGCATCGGACGTGATGCTGGCGGCGCTTTCCCGGCTGGAAATTCCGGTAGTCATAAGCATGGGCGATGTGGCGGCTTCAGGTGGTTACTATGTCGCGGCGAACAGAAAATTCCGCATCTACGCTGGCGCCGGGACCATTACCGGCTCTATCGGTGTCATAGCGGGAAAGATCGCACTGGCTGGCTTGTACGAAAAACTGGGTCTGGGCCACGCCCATGTGGGACACGGGACTAGCTCGAACTACTTCTCCGCCCATACGCCCTGGACACCGGAGCAGCTGGCCCGAACCGAGCGCGACATCGACGAATTTTACCGCGATTTTGTGGGCAAGGTGGCTGAAGCCCGTGGCAGGACTTTTGAAGAGATTCACGAGGTTGCACAGGGGCGCGTCTGGACTGGAGCACAGGCCAGGGAGCGAGGGCTTGTGGACGAGGTTGGAGGGCTGAGAGCCGCGCTAAACACCGCCCGCACACTGGCGGGACTCCCCGAGGGCGCAATCCGGATTTTCAGCCGGTTCCAGCGGCGTCCGCGCCTTCCCCTCCGGCTTGCCGTGGAGTTCCCGGACGAACCCGTGGCCGGGCTGCTGCCGGAACTGAAAATCTGGAACTCGCTGGCACACGACCGGCTGCTCGCGCTCATGCCATGGCGCTTGAGGATTTACTGA
- a CDS encoding glutamate--tRNA ligase, translating to MTNVRTRFAPSPTGTLHIGGARTALFNWLIARHYGGKFILRIEDTDLERSKREFEDDIRHSLEWLGLHWDEEYRQSERFDLYREKARSLIEKGAAYRCICTPEEIGEKRELAIRLKRPWRYDGTCREKNIPASTDKPFVVRLKSPLEGEFTLDDLVRGSVTVSAKELDDLVLMRGDSVATFQLANVIDDVEMKITHILRGEDHLTNTFRQVHIYQALGAEPPRFGHVPLIHGKEGKLSKRDGAVSTLEYRDQGILPEALLNFLVRIGWAKGDLEILSRDEMIGHFDFGGIGRSAGIFNPEKLQWLNGHYLRSLPEERIIELFSPAVERRGFRPPERKVVVHLVRASRERVKSLAEMVDINVWAFERPATFTDKAQKLLTAETKALLEKLLEFLAAQPSFAAADLEAAAKTWVETSGLKLKDVAMALRVSLTGSNVSPPIFDVLDVLGRDESLARIRNTISRIN from the coding sequence ATGACGAATGTCCGTACCCGCTTTGCCCCCTCTCCCACAGGCACTCTCCATATCGGTGGAGCCCGTACGGCGCTGTTCAACTGGCTCATCGCCCGTCACTACGGCGGCAAGTTCATTCTCCGGATCGAGGATACGGACCTGGAGCGGTCCAAAAGGGAGTTCGAGGACGATATCCGCCACTCGCTCGAATGGCTGGGACTGCACTGGGACGAGGAGTACCGGCAGTCGGAGAGGTTCGATCTGTACCGTGAAAAGGCCCGCTCACTGATAGAGAAAGGTGCCGCCTACCGTTGCATCTGCACACCGGAAGAGATCGGCGAAAAACGGGAGCTGGCGATTCGCCTGAAACGGCCCTGGCGTTATGACGGCACCTGCCGGGAAAAGAACATTCCGGCCAGCACGGACAAGCCGTTCGTTGTGCGGCTCAAGAGTCCGCTGGAGGGTGAGTTCACGCTGGACGACCTGGTACGCGGCAGCGTCACCGTAAGTGCGAAGGAACTGGACGACCTTGTTCTCATGCGCGGCGACAGCGTGGCGACATTCCAGCTTGCCAATGTGATTGACGACGTGGAGATGAAAATCACCCATATCCTTCGTGGCGAGGATCACCTCACCAATACGTTCCGGCAGGTCCATATTTACCAGGCACTTGGCGCAGAGCCACCCCGTTTCGGTCATGTGCCGCTCATTCACGGCAAGGAGGGAAAGCTCAGCAAGCGTGACGGTGCGGTTTCGACGCTCGAATACCGGGATCAGGGGATCCTGCCCGAAGCACTCCTCAACTTCCTTGTCCGGATTGGCTGGGCCAAGGGCGATCTGGAAATCCTTTCCCGTGACGAGATGATCGGGCATTTTGATTTTGGCGGCATTGGCCGGTCGGCGGGTATTTTCAACCCGGAGAAACTCCAGTGGCTGAACGGCCACTATCTGCGTTCGCTGCCTGAGGAACGGATTATCGAGCTTTTCTCGCCTGCGGTCGAACGGCGGGGATTCCGGCCACCGGAGCGCAAGGTGGTTGTCCACCTGGTTCGCGCTTCCCGGGAACGGGTGAAGTCGCTGGCCGAGATGGTTGATATCAACGTCTGGGCATTCGAGCGTCCGGCTACATTTACTGACAAGGCCCAGAAGCTGCTCACGGCAGAAACAAAGGCGTTGCTCGAAAAGCTGCTGGAATTTCTTGCTGCACAGCCGTCATTTGCCGCCGCAGATCTGGAAGCGGCAGCGAAGACCTGGGTCGAAACCAGCGGCCTGAAGCTTAAGGATGTGGCGATGGCGCTCCGCGTGTCGCTTACCGGATCGAACGTTTCCCCGCCTATTTTTGACGTTCTGGATGTCCTTGGCCGGGACGAATCTTTGGCGCGTATCCGCAATACCATCAGTCGCATAAATTAA